Genomic segment of Thauera sp. K11:
ATTCGAGTTTCGTCGAACCGGTCATCATGGCCTGCCAGGGTGCTTCACGCTGTGAGCACGCCCACCACTTGTTCATGAATGAGGGGAACCGCGCTTCCAGAAACCCCCGGTCGAACGGCGCATTGTGGGCGATCACCAGGTGGGCGCGTGCGATCGCCGCCTCGACACGCACCGCATCGAACACCTGCCCGGCGACGTCCGCATCGCGAATCCCGGTGAGTTCGGTGATGTTCGCCGGAATCGGCCGGCCCGGATCCTCAAAGCCGCTGTAACGCTCCAGAACGCGATGCACGAGGCCGGTTCGGGGATGGAACTCGGCCAGCACATACCCGAGGTCGATGATCCGGTCGTCGTCCTTGCTCAGACCCGTGGTCTCCGTGTCCACCACCATCGCGACGCGCAACTGTTGCGGATCCACGCCCTCGAGCGGGGCGTAGCACGGAGCGGGCTCGAAGCGTCGCAGTACCTTGAAATCGCCTGTCGCTTCGAGTTGCCGGGCCAGGTCCGCGTAGTCGGCCGTGGGTCGGCTCCCGGCAGGCACTGAGGTTTCCCCGGCGTTCACGGGCCTCGTGGTCGGGCTCATCTCATCCTTCCGCGCAGTCGGCGGCGGTGAGCCGCCAGGCGATCCCGAGGCCGAGGCCGAGGAGTACCTTGGATGCCGCGAAGCTCGCGGACGCCGCGAAACGCGCTCGACGGGCGTCCACGGTGTCGTCCGGCGCAACCCTGGTGACGTGTGGTCGGGACACGGCGTTCAACGCCTTCCCGCAATGCCTTGTCCGGCTTGAAGTGTGGCCGCCATTTCGCCGGGACCGACGCCGCTGCTCCCGTTCTGGGATTGCGCCCCGATCTGGCGGGCCCGCGACTGACACTGAAGCTGCCGAATCCCCGAATCCCCGAATCCCCGAATCCCCGAATCCCCGAATCCCCGAATCCCCGAATCTCGACCCTGCCGCCGGCGGCCAGCGCCGTCTGCAGGGCATCGAGCAGAATACCGACGCCTCGAAGGCCTTCTTCCCGGTCAGTTGGGGGAAGCGCTCGGCAAGGCGATCGTGCAGTTCCGATTTGAGCATGACCGGATTCTACCCAAGCGCTGCGCCGTGCCCCGCATTGATCGGATCGCGCACAGGTTTGCCCCACCACCGCCGAGTCAAGAGCGTGGGCCGGCATCAGGCGTTCGTGGTGCGATCGGGGTCATGGGCCCCGAGTCGCGGTACGGCCACTGTCACCGGCGAGGCGTCTTTGTCACCTGTACAGGGTGGCAAGGTGCTGCAGAACCTTCGGCTTGAAGCAGAGCGCCACACCGCATTCCATAATGATGATGGATGCAATCGGCTTCGACGCCTATGACACCCTGCCGCGGTCCGCGCGCTGGCGTTAGCTGACCCGTCATCATCCACTGCGCCGGCGCGGTTGGCGAACCGAAGGCCCCGACGCGAAAGGAGGAACTCATGCAGTTTGCTGAACGCACGTTTCGTGATGCACTTGGGGCCATCGTGATTCAGAGTCGCCTGCGGCCCGGTGTCACCCGCCAGGACTTCGAAAAGCAGATGTTTCCAGGTCTGGAAGTCGGCCTGCCCGGGTGGCAACGAGCCCATAGCCAAGGCGCAGGCACGGGCTTCGAAAGCCCGAACGCGATCAGGTATGCGCCGGAGGCCGTCAATCAGCAGTATCAGCGCCTGGGCATTGAGCGCCACGTCCGTGAATTGCTCGCCCACAAACCGCCTGGCGTCGAGCTTTGGCTGACCACCGCGACGACAACGCATCCACGCACGCTTCGGCTCAAGGAGATTCAGTACCGGGTGGATGCCGTGCAGGGCACCCAGTCCCGCAGGCTCTTCGAAGCGAGCATTGCCGTTTCGGACAGTCGGGACAGTCCCCGCGTCACCGTGCAGGCGACCCCCTTCGGCACGTTCTCGTGATTGGAGACCGTCGCTCGGGCGCCAGTTTGGCGACCTCAAGCGCCGGCACCGACGTCGTCGGGATCGTCCCGGACGAGGCCTCGAGCCTTGGCCCGTCGGTCTCCCCGCGGCTCGAGTCGCACGACGAACGGGCGCTGCAATGCCGCGACATGGCGCGGGAAACGCGCGCCGAGCGGGGTGGTCATGCCAGCGTCCGTCCGTCTGACGTCACCGCCTCTTCCGCCACGCCCCGGTGCCGCGATCGATTGTGGCGCTGACGATTCCCGCTGCGGCGCATCGACAACGCGCCGCATGGCCACCGTGTTGCCGTCGTCTTCGGTGCGACAGACGATGGAATCGTTTGGCCGCACCGCGAATTCACAGGTGCCAGGCGTTCTCCCCCGCCCGGTTCAGGGCCGGGCGCTGCCGGGCGAGTTCGGCCTTTTCCTCGAACGCATCATCGAGTTCGACCGCGACAGCCGGATTGTCCCCGGCGACGTCATCCATGATGGCGTCGCGGTCGGCCAACGCCGTCGGCCGCTGGACAAGCCGCATCACGGCCCGCGCTGGCGCAGCGCGGTCTTCCGGGGCGCGAAGTGGGTGCGAGCTGCGTCATCGGGCACGCTCGGGCGAGGACCATCGATAGTCGCCCGGACCTGTGCGCGGAACCAAGCGTCATACGCAGCGGCTTCGTGGACACGCTGCATCTGCTGGGCTGCATCCTGGCGCGGCCGGCGGCTCATGTCGCCCTCGCTGTCTTGCGGGGCGTCGAGCAGGTCGACGCGAACGATGTGCAGCTCGTTGTGCAGGTAAGCCATGCCAGTATCCAGGCTGCGCCACGTCCTGGGCTTGTCGGTGCACCGGGTGCCGAGATGCTTTTCCACCCGGCCGAGCCTGAGCGTGACGGACCAGCCACCGGGTCGGCCAATGATGAAGGGGCCGCGGATGGCGCTCGCCCCGGCTATGCGTCGCTATGGATCGTTTGCGTGCTCATCCGTCCATCCTGCCGCTGGCGCAGTGAAATGGCAGGCGGCCGGCATCGTTTGGCAGCCGCAGCTCGACGAACCGATTCGGCGAGGGGACGGGCGGCCGGACATGGCCGGACCCAGTCCACGGCTTTCGCGTGCTCACTTGTCCCTTGCACGATTCCCGCACTTGCCTGCGCCTGATGCTCGCTGTACCGGGATGATATTCTTGCCCGATGGCGCTCTCGACTCGCATGTTCCTGCTGGATCAGGCTGATCGGCTGTATCGGCTGCCGGGCGCACTGTTTGAGCGCATGCTTCGTGATCCTGGCGGCCACCCGGTACGCCAATTTTCCGGTGCGCGGATACGTATGATCGACATGCTGGTCCAGCTTGAGAACCGTCAGCCGATTGATGTTGCCTGGATGTCCTGTCATGTCCTCACCTTCGATGCGTCCGGATGCCTCGACCCGGGCGCATTCGAGCGTCACCAGCGGGCGCGTGCTGATCTGGGTCTGGCGGCGCTGAGCGGCACGTTCGATCGTAGTGCGTCCGTCGTCGACGCCGCAACGCACTTCGTTGCGCGGGGTGGAGGCTGGACGCCGTCACCCGGCATGCTGCAGCGTCTCCGTGATGTCGGATTGGGCAAATCAGCCTGTGCCCGGCTGTCACTGCGCCGCGGTCCGCGTACGCCGCCATCTCGGTAGAACCCATGCACGAAGCCCCGGAACAGGAGGTCGATCGCTACCTTCGCAGCGGAAACGTCGAGATGCGTTACTCGGCATGGCCCGGGGAGGCCTTTTGCGATCGTGTCCGATACGGCGAAAAAGCGCTTCGCGCGGCGCTGATCGAGGCTGTGCGCAGCCGCCGCCCACGCCGCCGGCGCGGTACGGTGCCGTCCGAGCAGAGCGGCGCGGCGTTCGTTCGCACGAAGCTCGCGCCGATGGTCCAGGGCCTGTTCCCGCGCCATGAGCAGGCGCTCGTGCTTGACGTGCTCTGTGGCTCGATCGTCTTTGTGACGCCGACGACCATTGAGGGGGTGCTCGAACGGGTGTCCTCCCTGAACACGGCGTGGAAGCTGGCCAACCTCTATCTCGCGAGCATCGATGCCGCACTGCTTGCCGACGATGCGCCGAGGATCGTGGGCTTGAGCGAGGAAACGACGTGCTACGTGTCGGGCGAATACTTCAGGGAGGCGGGTCGCTTCGACGACTATCTGGTCCACGAGGCCGCGCATGTCTTTCACAACTGCAAGCGTGAATCGATCGGCCTGCGCCAGACCCGGGTGAAGGAATGGCTGCTGGAGATCGATTATGCCAGGCGCGAGACCTTCGCCTACGCCTGCGAGACCTATGGCCGTATCCTGGAACTCGGTAGCGGGCTGAGGGCGCGGCAGCAACTGCTCGCCGACTACGCTCGCGGGCCGATGCCGGCCGACGACCGGGTGGAGACCGGCGAGTATCTGGACATCCTGGGCGAGGCCATTGCCGCCCGCAATGGCTGGAAAAGCATTCTGGCGCGGTGCGCTGCACCCCGGCCGATGCGTCCCCACCTCACGGGCCATGGAGCATGGTGAGCGGACCCTGTCCTGGACTTGCATGTCGGCTTTGCGACGATCGACGGGTTTAAGCGAAGAGAATGCCAGCCTTCAGGGATCTCTTCCTGAAGAACGCTCCAGGAAGACACACCCGTTCCATGTCGTCGCGGTGCGACCGGTTTCACGTCGGTCGTGATACCCCTCACTGGCTGTGTCGTCAACCGTCCCTTTTTGAGCCGGGGTAAGAGCAGCACGCGGCTCTCGACGTCGATCGGGTGCAGCTTCCGCCCGCAGACCTTCTACACCCGCAGCCCATGGCGAAACATCACCAGGATCAGGCAG
This window contains:
- a CDS encoding polymorphic toxin type 4 domain-containing protein, with the translated sequence MQFAERTFRDALGAIVIQSRLRPGVTRQDFEKQMFPGLEVGLPGWQRAHSQGAGTGFESPNAIRYAPEAVNQQYQRLGIERHVRELLAHKPPGVELWLTTATTTHPRTLRLKEIQYRVDAVQGTQSRRLFEASIAVSDSRDSPRVTVQATPFGTFS
- a CDS encoding 3'-5' exonuclease, yielding MSPTTRPVNAGETSVPAGSRPTADYADLARQLEATGDFKVLRRFEPAPCYAPLEGVDPQQLRVAMVVDTETTGLSKDDDRIIDLGYVLAEFHPRTGLVHRVLERYSGFEDPGRPIPANITELTGIRDADVAGQVFDAVRVEAAIARAHLVIAHNAPFDRGFLEARFPSFMNKWWACSQREAPWQAMMTGSTKLEWLAYRLGSVFYGAHRALVDAEVLLYLLTRSGPEARTILSHILERSGRRTYCVWAEHAPFEMKDRLKMDKGYSWSDGTSPQKPIKAWYKAGVEDLAGELAMLGRDIYPRAAQVTVDTVTGRERYTDRYLSREKMPVGPAA
- a CDS encoding antitoxin PaaA2 family protein gives rise to the protein MAYLHNELHIVRVDLLDAPQDSEGDMSRRPRQDAAQQMQRVHEAAAYDAWFRAQVRATIDGPRPSVPDDAARTHFAPRKTALRQRGP